The Phocoena sinus isolate mPhoSin1 chromosome 17, mPhoSin1.pri, whole genome shotgun sequence genome contains a region encoding:
- the CCN3 gene encoding CCN family member 3 isoform X1, with product MQSAQSLRLGPPNQCRCLAFLLLLHLLGQVLATPRCPSSCPAPCPKKPPTCAPGVRAVLDDCSCCLVCARQRGESCSVMLPCEESRGLFCDRRADPSAQTGICMAIEGDNCVFDGVIYQSGETFQPSCKYQCACQDGQVGCVPRCEEDLLLPQPDCPAPRKVKMPGECCEKWICDSNETGTLGDLQTLPAYRTEATLGVAVSDSGINCIEQTTEWSACSKSCGMGFSTRVTNRNPHCEMVKQTRLCVVRPCDQEHKQPADKKGKKCLRTTKSLKAIHLQFENCTSLYTYKPRFCGVCSDGRCCTPHNTKTIQVEFQCSPDQTLKKPVMVIGTCTCHNNCPHNNASFLQDLKPNTSRGEM from the exons ATGCAGAGTGCGCAGAGCCTGCGTCTCGGTCCACCCAATCAGTGCCGCTGCCTGGCTTTCCTCCTGCTCCTCCATCTCCTGGGACAG GTCCTTGCGACTCCGCGCTGCCCCTCCTCGTGCCCGGCTCCGTGCCCCAAGAAGCCGCCGACCTGCGCCCCCGGGGTGAGAGCCGTGCTGGACGACTGCTCCTGCTGCCTGGTGTGCGCCCGCCAGCGCGGCGAGAGCTGCTCCGTGATGCTGCCCTGCGAGGAGAGCCGCGGTCTCTTCTGCGACCGCAGAGCGGACCCCAGCGCCCAGACTGGCATCTGCATGG CGATAGAAGGAGACAATTGTGTGTTCGATGGAGTCATCTACCAAAGTGGAGAGACCTTCCAGCCTAGTTGCAAATACCAGTGCGCCTGCCAAGATGGGCAGGTTGGTTGTGTGCCCCGCTGTGAAGAGGACCTGCTACTGCCCCAGCCTGACTGCCCAGCTCCGAGAAAAGTTAAAATGCCTGGGGAGTGCTGTGAAAAGTGGATCTGTGACTCCAATGAGACGGGGACATTAGGGGACCTCCAAACCCTTCCAG CCTACAGGACCGAAGCCACTCTAGGAGTTGCAGTCTCCGACTCGGGTATCAACTGCATTGAGCAGACCACAGAGTGGAGTGCGTGTTCCAAGAGTTGTGGCATGGGTTTTTCCACCCGGGTCACCAACAGGAATCCACATTGCGAGATGGTGAAGCAGACCCGGCTCTGCGTGGTGCGACCCTGTGACCAAGAGCACAAGCAGCCGGCAGATAAG aaaGGGAAAAAGTGTCTCCGCACCACCAAGTCACTCAAAGCCATCCACCTGCAGTTTGAGAACTGCACGAGCCTATACACCTACAAGCCCAGGTTCTGCGGTGTCTGCAGCGATGGCCGATGCTGTACCCCACACAATACCAAAACCATCCAGGTGGAGTTCCAGTGCTCCCCAGACCAGACCCTCAAGAAACCAGTGATGGTCATCGGGACCTGCACCTGTCACAACAACTGTCCTCATAACAATGCGTCTTTCCTCCAAGACTTAAAGCCAAACACCAGCAGAGGAGAAATGTAA
- the CCN3 gene encoding CCN family member 3 isoform X2: MQSAQSLRLGPPNQCRCLAFLLLLHLLGQVLATPRCPSSCPAPCPKKPPTCAPGVRAVLDDCSCCLVCARQRGESCSVMLPCEESRGLFCDRRADPSAQTGICMAIEGDNCVFDGVIYQSGETFQPSCKYQCACQDGQVGCVPRCEEDLLLPQPDCPAPRKVKMPGECCEKWICDSNETGTLGDLQTLPAYRTEATLGVAVSDSGINCIEQTTEWSACSKSCGMGFSTRVTNRNPHCEMVKQTRLCVVRPCDQEHKQPADKARNSDFIQKGSRRRRWRTSVPKNHLNGVWMPVYFIEQRRGGEREKVSPHHQVTQSHPPAV; the protein is encoded by the exons ATGCAGAGTGCGCAGAGCCTGCGTCTCGGTCCACCCAATCAGTGCCGCTGCCTGGCTTTCCTCCTGCTCCTCCATCTCCTGGGACAG GTCCTTGCGACTCCGCGCTGCCCCTCCTCGTGCCCGGCTCCGTGCCCCAAGAAGCCGCCGACCTGCGCCCCCGGGGTGAGAGCCGTGCTGGACGACTGCTCCTGCTGCCTGGTGTGCGCCCGCCAGCGCGGCGAGAGCTGCTCCGTGATGCTGCCCTGCGAGGAGAGCCGCGGTCTCTTCTGCGACCGCAGAGCGGACCCCAGCGCCCAGACTGGCATCTGCATGG CGATAGAAGGAGACAATTGTGTGTTCGATGGAGTCATCTACCAAAGTGGAGAGACCTTCCAGCCTAGTTGCAAATACCAGTGCGCCTGCCAAGATGGGCAGGTTGGTTGTGTGCCCCGCTGTGAAGAGGACCTGCTACTGCCCCAGCCTGACTGCCCAGCTCCGAGAAAAGTTAAAATGCCTGGGGAGTGCTGTGAAAAGTGGATCTGTGACTCCAATGAGACGGGGACATTAGGGGACCTCCAAACCCTTCCAG CCTACAGGACCGAAGCCACTCTAGGAGTTGCAGTCTCCGACTCGGGTATCAACTGCATTGAGCAGACCACAGAGTGGAGTGCGTGTTCCAAGAGTTGTGGCATGGGTTTTTCCACCCGGGTCACCAACAGGAATCCACATTGCGAGATGGTGAAGCAGACCCGGCTCTGCGTGGTGCGACCCTGTGACCAAGAGCACAAGCAGCCGGCAGATAAG gcaaggaatagtgactttattcagaaaggcAGCAGACggagaagatggcggactagtGTCCCCAAAAACCATCTTAatggggtctggatgccagtttattttatagaacagagacggggaggag aaaGGGAAAAAGTGTCTCCGCACCACCAAGTCACTCAAAGCCATCCACCTGCAGTTTGA